The nucleotide sequence TGGTCCTGATCCAAATGGGTCAAGATCAGCTGATCTAGTCTGGAAACACCTTGCACAGATAAAAATGGTAGGATGATCTGCTCCCCCACACTAAAACGGTTTTCATCATAATTCCCACCCGTATCAATTAACATGCTGTGTTGACCTTGGCGGACAAAAATCGACTGACCTTGCCCTACATCTAAGACAGCCAGTTGAAATGGATGGCTATAAAATGGCAATGCAATCATAGGAAAAATCCCGCAAGCAGCCCATGCTTTTGGAACTAGACCTTGTGGCATAAAGAGAATCAAAAGTATCAGAATACTAAGCAATAGCATCCACGGTGTCATCGCGACAGAAATTAATTCAGGTGAAAATAAATGATCAAGAAAATTTAGCAAGCCTAATAAGCCACTAATAAACAAGTTATTTATTTGAAAGACCAAAGCAGCCAGCGGTTCAGCCATAAAGAAAAATAAAGCTGCGATAATATCTAGCGGCACAATCAGCAAGCCAATCCAAGGGATCGCAAACAGATTACTGATTGGCGCAATCCAGGCAATCTGCTTAAAGAAAATAATCATCAACGGAAAAAGGGCTATAAAAATTTTCCACTGTGATTCCACCAGAATCTTGCCAGCAAAGAATAACCGTTGCTTTAAATTCTGAACCTCACCCAGTGGTTGTCGTTCTAGAGTCTGATAAATTCTTAACAGAACAAAACAGGCGCCATAGGACAGCCAGAAGGCAGCAGATAAAATACTAAAGGGATCAAACAACAATAATATTGCTGCACTCAGGATCAATAGTTTCAATGGTTGAATATGCAGCCTGAACCAAATCGATATAGTCACAATAACGCAGATCAGCAATGTCCGCAGTGCAGGAATTTCAAACCCCACAAAAGCACAGTACAGCAAAACACACAAGAGAAAGGGTAGACTTAGAAAATATTGTTTGGGCCATTTCAGATAGAGATGTGGCACAAATTTGGCAACCAGAAACTGTAAACTGGCGCAAAAAATCAGGGCAAAAATCACAACATGCGGTCCAGAAATCGCTAATAAATGGCTCATGCCAAAACGGCGAAACTGTTGTTCAGTTTCTGGATTCAGTAGACTTTCATCTCCTGTCAGCAAAGCTAATGTTAAGCCTTTATTATTAAGGGGTTGCCGATAAATAAAATGTCTGAGCTCGAGCCGTTTCCGCTCAATCCAGAGTAAAAACTGGGAACTTAAGCTCTGCTGTTGCCTGAGATGTGAAGAAAAACCGAGTGCATAGAGCTCTTGCTGAGTTAAAGGTTGAATCTGCCGGATACGAAACCCAGTCATATAATTCTGCTCCAGATACCATTTCTCAACATCAAAGGCACCCGGAGTGGCATAGGCATGAGCTGGACGAATTTCGCCAAACAACCGGTAATAATGCCCTAAAGCCAAAGGCTCTTTATCAAGATAAGTTGCCTGAACCGGACCTTCATGTTTCAGTGTTCCCAGCCATTGCACCGTTGTTCCATCAGCTTTTAATACAGTGAGCGGTTGCTGGATACTATAAGGACTGATTTTATTCAGCCGAGAAATATGAACAATCACTTCTTGTGGCTTTTGTTCTCGTTCAACTCGCTGTAATCGCTGATCCAAAGCCTGATTGGCATAGCCTTGTCCCAAGATGAAACTTAAGCCTATTGATAAAAGAATAATGAAAAAACGGATATAAACCAGATGTATTCTGGAAAGAAAAATGCGGTAGATGGCTATCCATAGCAACATAATCAGACAGGCAAAACCCGCCGAAATATAATATTCGGTCTTTCCCCACCCCATTGTCGTAAGGCCTAAAATCCAGCCCACACAAATCCAAAGCAGCATCA is from Acinetobacter sp. ANC 7912 and encodes:
- a CDS encoding DNA internalization-related competence protein ComEC/Rec2; protein product: MLLWICVGWILGLTTMGWGKTEYYISAGFACLIMLLWIAIYRIFLSRIHLVYIRFFIILLSIGLSFILGQGYANQALDQRLQRVEREQKPQEVIVHISRLNKISPYSIQQPLTVLKADGTTVQWLGTLKHEGPVQATYLDKEPLALGHYYRLFGEIRPAHAYATPGAFDVEKWYLEQNYMTGFRIRQIQPLTQQELYALGFSSHLRQQQSLSSQFLLWIERKRLELRHFIYRQPLNNKGLTLALLTGDESLLNPETEQQFRRFGMSHLLAISGPHVVIFALIFCASLQFLVAKFVPHLYLKWPKQYFLSLPFLLCVLLYCAFVGFEIPALRTLLICVIVTISIWFRLHIQPLKLLILSAAILLLFDPFSILSAAFWLSYGACFVLLRIYQTLERQPLGEVQNLKQRLFFAGKILVESQWKIFIALFPLMIIFFKQIAWIAPISNLFAIPWIGLLIVPLDIIAALFFFMAEPLAALVFQINNLFISGLLGLLNFLDHLFSPELISVAMTPWMLLLSILILLILFMPQGLVPKAWAACGIFPMIALPFYSHPFQLAVLDVGQGQSIFVRQGQHSMLIDTGGNYDENRFSVGEQIILPFLSVQGVSRLDQLILTHLDQDHSGAYLHIRDRLKVKEILSSERPELNTSMKFQYCRQGQTWDWNEKIYFQILSPKPEALNSIYANKNENSCVIHLQVKDAWPYQNFLLMGDGGWETEYQLLQQYADLKVDVLVLGHHGSQHSSSYQFLQHYRPQLTIASAGRFNRYGHPSSLTQARLNDLNIPLLNTAQQGSVEFILNSNNKMQLEAYRDKYKWLKHKSARFQPE